One stretch of Roseimicrobium sp. ORNL1 DNA includes these proteins:
- a CDS encoding SgcJ/EcaC family oxidoreductase: MKAFLIPAVVVIALTSASFSQTAPDTPPEKEAVKEAVLANDRAFEAAYAKGDVKALAGFFAEDAEYTTEDGEQLVGSASIEESMRQAFNVDKGAKLTITPDTVRVLTPEVVVEKGSTSVTTKDGETSGALYTAIHVKKDGKWKISQLIETPLPEVTPQERLKEISWLIGSWQDVDKSTALTVKSEFKWATGGNFIVRNVDVKNGEEQMLEGWQVIGWDPVEERIRSWTFDSEGGYADAYWTREGNRWLIRESGVNPDGGRTTAENTITKLSDSRFSWESGNRTLNGEPQPSVERIEVMKAKGD; encoded by the coding sequence ATGAAAGCGTTCCTCATTCCTGCCGTCGTCGTCATCGCGCTCACGAGCGCATCCTTTTCCCAGACGGCGCCGGACACGCCCCCTGAGAAAGAAGCTGTCAAAGAAGCTGTCCTCGCCAATGACCGTGCCTTCGAAGCCGCCTATGCAAAGGGCGATGTGAAGGCGCTCGCGGGCTTCTTTGCTGAAGATGCGGAGTACACCACGGAGGACGGGGAGCAGTTGGTGGGCAGTGCGTCCATTGAAGAAAGCATGCGTCAGGCCTTCAATGTGGACAAGGGCGCGAAGCTGACCATCACCCCCGACACCGTGCGGGTGCTCACACCGGAGGTGGTGGTGGAAAAAGGTTCCACCTCTGTCACGACCAAAGATGGGGAAACGAGCGGTGCGCTCTATACCGCCATCCATGTGAAGAAGGATGGCAAGTGGAAGATCAGCCAGTTGATTGAAACGCCGTTGCCGGAGGTCACGCCGCAGGAAAGGCTGAAGGAAATAAGCTGGCTGATCGGCTCCTGGCAGGATGTGGACAAATCCACGGCGCTGACCGTAAAGAGCGAGTTCAAGTGGGCGACCGGGGGGAACTTTATTGTGCGGAATGTCGATGTGAAAAACGGCGAGGAGCAAATGCTGGAAGGCTGGCAGGTCATTGGCTGGGATCCGGTGGAGGAACGCATCCGCTCGTGGACCTTCGACAGTGAAGGCGGCTATGCGGACGCCTATTGGACCCGTGAGGGGAATCGCTGGCTCATCCGTGAGTCGGGAGTGAATCCGGACGGAGGCAGGACGACTGCGGAGAACACCATCACGAAGCTGAGTGATAGCCGTTTCTCCTGGGAATCTGGCAACCGCACCCTGAATGGTGAGCCGCAGCCCAGTGTGGAGCGCATTGAAGTGATGAAGGCGAAAGGAGACTAA
- a CDS encoding GNAT family N-acetyltransferase — protein MIDVRHFSVQETLRNGVNVEIRALHPDDGARMDEAFGNLEEESIRSRFFASKSGLTEQEHRLIRELDFDSQVMLVVTLVEREKEIIIGTGSYSRIGKDAAEVAFIVEEDYHRQGVAHRLLWHLGLIARERGITRFVAEVLPQNRAMRRVFASSCWPMTSKKEDDVVHITLDLTQEPIGWG, from the coding sequence ATGATTGACGTCAGACACTTCTCCGTACAGGAGACCTTGCGGAATGGCGTGAACGTTGAAATTCGGGCGCTGCACCCGGACGACGGCGCGCGCATGGATGAGGCCTTTGGGAACCTGGAGGAGGAATCCATCCGGTCCCGATTCTTTGCCTCCAAGTCGGGCCTCACCGAGCAAGAGCATCGGCTTATTCGTGAGCTGGATTTCGACTCCCAGGTCATGCTTGTGGTGACCTTGGTGGAACGGGAGAAGGAGATCATCATCGGTACTGGCAGTTACAGCCGGATCGGCAAGGATGCGGCGGAAGTGGCCTTCATCGTCGAGGAGGATTATCACAGGCAGGGCGTCGCACACCGGCTGCTTTGGCATTTGGGGCTTATCGCCAGGGAGCGTGGCATCACTCGATTTGTCGCTGAAGTATTGCCACAGAACCGTGCCATGCGCCGTGTGTTTGCGTCCAGTTGCTGGCCCATGACTTCCAAAAAGGAGGATGACGTGGTCCACATCACGCTTGATCTGACACAGGAACCCATTGGTTGGGGATGA
- the pckA gene encoding phosphoenolpyruvate carboxykinase (ATP) yields the protein MSKKSAAAAFDLASYGLTVAEVHRNLSPSALYEHAIRYEKDASIAENGALVAYSGAKTGRSPKDKRVVHSPESKDDVWWGPVNVPMDHQTFAINHQRAIDYLNTRERLYCFDGYAGWDSKNRIKVRVICSRPYHALFMHTMLIRPEREELAKFGTPDFVIYNAGAFPANRLTVGMGSPTSIDLCLEDKELVILGTEYAGEMKKGVFTVVNYLAPKRGVLSMHCSATADKETGASSLLFGLSGTGKTTLSADPKRNLIGDDEHCWSDDGIFNIEGGCYAKAINLTPESEPDIFQALRFGAVLENVVLDEEHDVDYTDTSITQNTRGAYPIEFIQNAKIPCVAGHPTDVIFLTCDAFGVLPPVSALSPAHAMYHFISGYTAKVAGTEMGVTEPQATFSPCFGGPFLVWHPNKYAELLARKMRKHKARVWLVNTGWGGGGYGVGKRISLKHTRAIIDAIHSGELARAKTDRDPVFGFDVVTECPGVPSKMLRAREAWADKAAYDKTAKKLAALFNKNFDTYADGVTNEVKAAAPRS from the coding sequence ATGAGCAAGAAGTCTGCCGCCGCAGCCTTTGACCTCGCTTCGTACGGTCTTACGGTCGCTGAGGTTCATCGCAATCTGTCCCCGAGTGCTCTCTATGAGCACGCCATCCGGTATGAGAAGGACGCGAGCATCGCGGAGAACGGTGCCCTCGTGGCCTATTCCGGAGCGAAGACGGGCCGCTCGCCGAAGGACAAGCGTGTGGTGCACAGCCCCGAATCCAAGGACGATGTCTGGTGGGGACCGGTGAACGTGCCGATGGATCACCAGACTTTTGCCATCAATCACCAGCGTGCCATCGACTACCTCAATACACGGGAGCGTTTGTATTGCTTCGATGGCTACGCAGGTTGGGATTCGAAGAATCGCATCAAGGTGCGCGTCATCTGCTCGCGACCCTATCACGCCCTCTTCATGCATACCATGCTTATCCGTCCTGAGAGGGAAGAGCTGGCGAAGTTTGGCACCCCGGATTTTGTGATTTACAACGCAGGCGCGTTTCCTGCGAATCGTCTCACGGTGGGCATGGGGTCACCCACGAGTATTGACCTCTGTCTTGAGGATAAGGAGCTGGTGATTCTGGGCACCGAGTACGCGGGTGAAATGAAGAAGGGCGTCTTCACCGTGGTGAACTACCTTGCGCCGAAGCGTGGGGTGCTCTCCATGCACTGCTCTGCCACAGCGGACAAGGAGACGGGTGCGTCATCCCTGCTGTTTGGCCTCAGCGGCACAGGAAAGACGACGCTCTCTGCCGACCCAAAGCGCAACCTTATCGGTGATGACGAGCACTGCTGGAGCGATGACGGTATTTTCAACATTGAAGGTGGTTGCTACGCAAAGGCCATCAACCTCACGCCCGAGAGTGAGCCCGATATCTTCCAGGCGCTCCGCTTTGGCGCGGTGCTGGAGAATGTGGTGCTGGATGAGGAACATGATGTGGACTACACGGACACCAGCATCACGCAGAACACGCGCGGTGCTTACCCGATTGAGTTCATCCAGAATGCGAAGATCCCCTGCGTGGCAGGCCATCCCACGGATGTCATCTTCCTCACGTGCGATGCCTTTGGGGTGCTGCCTCCGGTGAGCGCGCTCTCGCCAGCGCACGCCATGTATCATTTCATCAGTGGATACACCGCCAAGGTGGCCGGCACGGAAATGGGTGTCACCGAGCCGCAGGCAACCTTCTCACCATGCTTCGGTGGCCCCTTCCTCGTGTGGCACCCGAACAAATATGCCGAGCTGCTTGCCAGGAAGATGCGCAAGCACAAGGCGCGTGTCTGGCTGGTGAACACCGGATGGGGTGGGGGAGGCTACGGTGTCGGGAAACGCATCAGCTTGAAGCACACTCGCGCTATCATTGATGCTATTCACAGTGGGGAATTGGCCAGGGCGAAGACGGATCGCGATCCGGTATTTGGGTTCGATGTCGTCACGGAGTGTCCCGGAGTGCCGTCGAAGATGCTGCGTGCCCGGGAGGCCTGGGCAGACAAGGCTGCTTATGACAAGACGGCCAAGAAGCTTGCTGCACTCTTCAACAAGAACTTTGACACCTATGCAGACGGCGTCACCAATGAGGTGAAGGCGGCGGCGCCACGCTCCTGA
- a CDS encoding ATP-dependent 6-phosphofructokinase, with translation MNKIAITQLGEPQHASPIDVIGGEEYYIPSVVQWSANGAPDDQLFFERAGPRRKLYFKPEETRAAIVTCGGLCPGLNNVIRSVTRQLRRGYGVKSVLGIRGGYRGLDPARGNPPIELTDDLVEYIHEDGGTILGTSRGPVDIGEAVKFLINQGVNMLFTVGGDGTQRGGNALFEEAQKQGHDLCVVGIPKTIDNDVQFVSRTFGYGTAVEAAVRVIHSAHTEARSVDNGVSVVKLMGRHAGFISAAATVASQDVNFCLIPELPFKLEGEGGLLAALERRLAWKNHAVIVVAEGAGQDLLGTTGEKDASGNTKLQDIGVYLRDKINAHFKAKGVEMVMRYFDPSYQIRACAANTEDALLCDRMGRHAVHAAMAGKTGLVISFLHGQYVHVPISVIARSSKHVNLEGELWRAVISSTGQPAEFK, from the coding sequence ATGAACAAGATCGCCATCACCCAATTGGGAGAACCCCAACATGCCTCGCCCATCGACGTCATCGGAGGGGAGGAGTACTACATTCCCTCGGTGGTGCAGTGGTCCGCAAACGGAGCTCCAGATGATCAACTTTTCTTTGAGCGAGCCGGCCCGCGGCGGAAGCTGTACTTCAAGCCGGAGGAGACCCGCGCTGCCATCGTCACTTGTGGTGGCTTGTGCCCAGGATTGAACAACGTGATTCGCTCCGTCACTCGTCAGCTAAGGCGGGGTTATGGAGTGAAGTCCGTTCTGGGAATCCGTGGAGGTTATCGCGGATTGGACCCTGCTCGGGGAAATCCTCCCATCGAACTCACAGATGACTTGGTGGAATACATCCATGAGGATGGGGGTACCATACTTGGGACTTCAAGAGGGCCCGTCGATATAGGTGAAGCGGTGAAGTTTCTCATCAATCAGGGGGTCAACATGCTCTTTACCGTGGGTGGCGATGGTACCCAACGTGGCGGGAATGCCCTATTTGAAGAGGCGCAGAAGCAGGGACACGACTTGTGTGTGGTAGGGATTCCCAAGACTATCGACAACGACGTGCAATTTGTTTCCCGCACCTTCGGCTACGGCACTGCGGTGGAGGCGGCGGTGCGCGTCATCCACAGTGCCCACACGGAGGCGAGGAGTGTGGACAATGGTGTTTCCGTGGTGAAGTTGATGGGACGACACGCAGGATTCATTTCCGCTGCTGCGACGGTGGCCAGTCAGGATGTGAACTTCTGCCTGATTCCCGAGCTTCCCTTCAAGCTGGAAGGAGAAGGCGGATTGCTGGCCGCGCTGGAGAGACGCCTGGCGTGGAAGAACCATGCGGTGATCGTAGTCGCCGAAGGGGCAGGACAGGATTTGCTCGGAACGACAGGAGAGAAAGATGCCTCAGGGAATACAAAGCTCCAGGACATCGGTGTCTACTTGCGGGACAAGATCAACGCGCACTTCAAGGCCAAAGGTGTTGAGATGGTGATGCGCTACTTTGACCCAAGTTACCAGATTCGAGCCTGTGCCGCGAACACGGAAGATGCCCTGCTGTGTGACCGCATGGGGCGTCATGCCGTGCATGCTGCGATGGCTGGCAAGACGGGACTCGTAATCAGCTTCCTGCACGGTCAGTATGTGCACGTGCCCATCAGCGTGATCGCCCGTAGCAGCAAGCATGTGAACCTGGAGGGGGAACTTTGGCGTGCGGTGATTTCTTCGACGGGTCAGCCGGCGGAGTTTAAGTGA
- a CDS encoding putative transporter, with protein MTWLTELHETQGVAHSIGVLALVCVLGMAFGSVKFRGIKLGTAGVLFAGILVGHFGKEVDHHTLAFVKEFGLVLFVFTIGLQLGPGFFAALRQQGVKLNVLAASVVFLGAVGAALAGWIAGFQPEAVLGIFSGASTNTPSLGAATQTIRTIPGITEDRMALPALAYAVSYPTAIVGIIGTLLFLKQIFRIDPAREAKEYAEKQHSQVAPLERATFVVTNPNLEGVLLKDLPGKIEARVTVSRVKHGEETHPATDATVLHRDDVLLVVGPRNGLDAMEKVIGQRSDKDLTIEKSAVTFRRVVVTERSVLGKRVSELDLDDRFHVIITRVTRADIEMSAVSGLRLQFGDQLQLVGRSEDLDKASEAVGNSLKELNETHFIPFFIGIALGVILGTMPIAFPGIPHPIRLGLAGGPLIVALILARVGHFRRQVWHMPINTNLAFREFGIALFFAAVGLSAGKQFFETVFSSTGIQWLLAGICVTIIPLVLVAVFARVVQKMNFVELSGLVAGSMTDPPALAFASNIAGSDAPTVAYATVFPLTTLLRILAAQILAITLCS; from the coding sequence ATGACGTGGCTTACGGAACTTCACGAAACACAAGGCGTCGCCCACTCGATCGGAGTGCTGGCGCTGGTTTGCGTGCTGGGCATGGCGTTTGGCAGTGTGAAGTTCCGCGGCATCAAGCTGGGCACGGCCGGAGTGCTTTTCGCGGGCATCCTGGTGGGTCATTTCGGAAAGGAAGTGGATCACCACACGCTCGCCTTTGTGAAGGAGTTTGGTCTGGTGTTGTTCGTGTTTACCATCGGTCTGCAGCTTGGACCGGGGTTCTTTGCCGCACTGCGTCAGCAGGGGGTGAAGCTGAATGTGCTCGCGGCATCAGTGGTCTTCCTCGGCGCGGTGGGAGCAGCGTTGGCGGGCTGGATCGCGGGATTCCAACCTGAGGCGGTGCTGGGCATTTTCTCAGGCGCATCAACCAACACCCCTTCTCTCGGAGCAGCGACGCAGACTATCAGAACCATCCCCGGCATCACGGAAGACAGGATGGCCCTGCCCGCCCTGGCCTACGCCGTGAGCTATCCCACCGCCATCGTGGGCATCATCGGGACGCTCCTTTTCTTGAAGCAGATCTTCCGCATCGATCCAGCGCGCGAAGCAAAGGAGTACGCCGAGAAGCAGCACAGCCAGGTGGCACCGCTGGAGCGAGCTACCTTTGTGGTGACGAATCCAAATCTCGAGGGCGTGTTGCTCAAAGACCTCCCAGGGAAAATCGAAGCCAGGGTGACTGTCTCCAGAGTGAAGCATGGCGAGGAAACCCATCCTGCCACGGATGCCACGGTGCTCCATCGGGATGACGTGTTGCTGGTCGTCGGTCCTCGCAACGGTTTGGATGCCATGGAGAAGGTCATCGGACAGCGCTCTGACAAGGACCTCACGATTGAGAAGAGCGCTGTCACGTTTCGGAGGGTGGTCGTCACGGAACGGAGCGTGCTTGGGAAGCGGGTGAGCGAGCTCGACTTGGATGATCGGTTCCACGTGATCATCACGAGAGTCACACGCGCGGATATCGAGATGTCTGCAGTTTCTGGACTGCGCCTGCAGTTCGGAGACCAGCTGCAGCTCGTAGGTAGAAGTGAGGATCTCGACAAGGCCTCCGAGGCGGTGGGAAACTCGCTGAAAGAACTGAACGAAACCCACTTCATCCCATTCTTCATCGGCATTGCCTTGGGAGTCATCCTCGGCACGATGCCCATTGCCTTCCCCGGGATCCCGCATCCCATCCGGCTGGGTCTGGCGGGTGGGCCGCTGATCGTGGCACTCATCCTGGCGAGGGTGGGGCACTTCCGCCGGCAGGTGTGGCACATGCCCATCAATACCAATCTCGCCTTTCGGGAGTTTGGCATTGCGCTCTTCTTCGCCGCCGTGGGATTGAGTGCCGGAAAGCAGTTTTTTGAGACCGTGTTCAGTTCCACGGGTATTCAGTGGTTGTTGGCCGGCATCTGCGTGACGATCATTCCGCTTGTGCTCGTGGCTGTTTTTGCCCGAGTCGTTCAGAAGATGAACTTCGTGGAACTCAGCGGACTGGTGGCCGGCAGCATGACCGATCCGCCGGCTCTCGCGTTTGCCTCAAACATCGCCGGGTCAGATGCTCCCACCGTGGCCTATGCTACGGTCTTCCCACTCACCACACTGTTGCGTATCCTTGCGGCACAAATTCTCGCCATCACCCTCTGCTCATGA